TCtcgccttcaaatttctatcatcatctcgtgactcatagGTATTTCGATCGTTtctaaatcttgatgaagaacctgactctctattccttgatctatgatcatacctttgattgtcctgctttgatcgtgagtcttttcccgcaggtcccatgtatggctcgtacctatttttaccggatcttttttcggtctccgcacgtctcgaacttaccttttcttctttttgaagtcgtggaacagtatcttcttctatcctcagcttcgtgttatacctgttgtaaacgtcattcaacgttgtagctgggaattcacgaaggctttctttgagtcacctcgtagcttctgagcttttttcattcaaattgcttgtgaaagctatagctgcaCAATTATCTGGTACACGtggtaatgtcattctttcacgttggtaTCTGTCCACGAACTCTCGaagcaattctgagtccccttgcttgatcttgaaaatatcttccattcttttttcgactttttgagctcccgagtgtgctttgatgaaagaatctgcaagctcagaaaaagaatttatagaattttcgggtaaaagagaataccatgttaatgctcccttggtgagtgtttcatcgaattttttgactaatactaattcaatctcctgcttagtcaaatcgttgccttttacggctgttgtgaatgcagtcacgtggtctcgtgggtctgttgttccatcatattttggaatatcaggcagtttgaatttctttggaattgggaggggagcagcacttggcttccagggttgctgtgaatatttatccatatctacccctttgattatgggcgaCACCCGGGTATTTGCTTtatgcggtcactttgctccttgagctatttctgcaatgttagtactaaattttgtaaatcagaattgattaaattacctggttctccctcctgtggttcactgggagTTCCACTACTAcctgagttaacaagcccggaacgaaggttctccaaagtgttgttatttggagtgggtgtggGTGTTGCAGcaggtaactggttaacaaatgcctcaagagctttattgacctgtGCAACAATTAGTTTTTGTAAAGCTTCATCGATAGCCttaacattttcaaattgagcgtgTCCATTCGTATGAGACCCCTTAGGAGTGCCCTCACGAGACCGCCAAGGAGAATCTCGTGGAGAAGAGACCAGAGTGTTAGTATTCTGTAGATCACCCTGATGCTGTTGGTTTTCTCGGTTTCCTTGAATGTCGTCATTGTTTTTCGACATGGTTGATACAACAAGAGAAATTAAGCTAAAAgagaatagattatcagatttcgGTAACAGagccaatttgtttaaccaaaaaaatgggatttcggtcaaagctttaatttagaagaattcgggttactgataatcaaaagaatttatgaaagaaagtaatttggctagcaataatgtaatcagaagaaaaacaagtaaatcaatatattcatatagtatttcgtgtccttacaattgatcagtTATCTCCGTTTTATAGCTATTTGGGAGATATGTGTTTTGCCCTTGTCATAataaggctattatgagtaattaaagacattgaatgctacgttacacaatcattgtaattAATACAGATTTTCTAACGTATTCAGTATTTAAAGCTCActaaatactgtatctgtactctcatatattgtcagattcattccccttGATTCCTGAacctaaatgacttaaatagaTACGGGTGTCGAGTCCTTTGAATATTTGTctgtgcctcttcctttgcctttgctcgtatctgttgcaactcgtttCTCTTTGCCAGCTATAACTCTTTGACTAGTCTATGTGTCTTGACACGTCATTTTTAtttcactttaatatgtaaactcaatttttcccaatacaattgTGACGTCGAAGAATAGTGCGAAAGTTCAATTTTCAATCTCATTAATATAATGAACGCAACACATAAGCAAAGTATTTCTACTTTAAAATATTAAAGGAGTACAAAATTATGATAATGACTCATAAAAATGGACATGAAATTAAAGTACAGAGGAAACCTCAGTTGTCATGCTACGAACGGAGAAAATTGAGTATAACTGCATGCAAGCTGTGACCTTAATGTGAAATGCAAGAATTTCAATGCTCGTAGTTTCTGCAAAAGTAAGAAGCCTCTGCATCTGCATGGAATCTTTGGTTGTGGATTCACCCAATCTAGTCCTCATAGtccaagaagaaaagaaaaaagaaccaAACTTAGCAGTTAAAACGAGCCTAAGATAGTCAAAAAGTTTACAGCTTTCCCAAGGAATCCGTGTCAGATAAGTTTAGACTTTCGAGTTTTGTAGAAAAAGAGTTTCTGTCCTGCAGTCCAATTAAAGAATTATGAGACCTCTGTTTACACTTCCTCTGGATTGAATATTGAGTGAGACTATGGTTAAAGAAGAATTCAGAAGCTAGAGTTAGTGAATTCAAAATAATGATAGTAGTATGATCTTATTATATTTATAGATAATTTTAGTCAAATAATGGATTCAGCCGAACTTAGCAATGAATTTATCGAATTACGACTATAGACACCAATTATCGGAAATAGTCTCTTTGCCCTCTAAAGATAGAGTTAAAGCTATGTACATCTTACCTTTGTCAGATCCCACTAGTGAAAAACTagtgggtttgttgttgttgttgatgactaTAGACACCAATTAAGTCGAGTATATTCAAGCTACTAACTACACAATACTAAGTAGCGAGTTAGAGAGACAGAAGAAATATTTAATGCTGCATTGGATTCATGGTTTATTGATTGAGAACAGAAGACAGCTCAATAGATCCATAATCAAGCAACTCCTCAATCATCTGCTCTATATCCTGATCCTCCAGTGGCTTGAATTGGTGTGCACTCTCCCTCTGAATTTGGCTATATCCCTCATTCACTGGCATGTCAAAGCGCATTTTGCCATCTCCCCTGTTCCTAATTTGTGGGGATATCTGATTCTCTTTAGTTTCCAACTTTGTCCTTCCAGATTTTTTTGGCATGCCAAGAGATGTCATGTGACATCTTTGAAGTTTAGCTATCAAAGCAGAAGATAGGAACCTTGATGATTGAGACTGGCTGGCATTGTAAGGGAAATTAGTGCGTGCTATTGGACCGCACATAAGTCTTGCAGCTTCATCATATGCCTGTGCAGCATCCTCTGCTGTCTCAAATGTTCCTAGCCATATCCTTGTCTTCCTGTTTTATACAAATACCAAACAAGTACAATTCAGCcacaaaaaaaaaaggtaacaatGAAATAGAACTTGATCAGAGAAACTGTAACAAAGAAGAATTACAATGAAGGATGACGAATTTCGGAAACCCAAGATCCCCAATGCCGCTGACGGAC
This sequence is a window from Nicotiana sylvestris chromosome 3, ASM39365v2, whole genome shotgun sequence. Protein-coding genes within it:
- the LOC104224047 gene encoding ethylene-responsive transcription factor ERF003-like; translation: MARTQQRYRGVRQRHWGSWVSEIRHPSLKTRIWLGTFETAEDAAQAYDEAARLMCGPIARTNFPYNASQSQSSRFLSSALIAKLQRCHMTSLGMPKKSGRTKLETKENQISPQIRNRGDGKMRFDMPVNEGYSQIQRESAHQFKPLEDQDIEQMIEELLDYGSIELSSVLNQ